In Solanum lycopersicum chromosome 5, SLM_r2.1, the following are encoded in one genomic region:
- the LOC101256185 gene encoding BAHD acyltransferase DCR, which yields MPSAAAATHVTLLSKSTISPSEKSSLPDLKLSVSDLPMLSVHYIQKGCLFTHPPFPISQLISLLKINLSHTLTRFPPLAGRFVTDSDGYVYINCNDDGVDFVHATATHICIRDVIGSIDVPHCVNEFFPLDRTVSYRGHFIPLLAVQVTELADGVFIGCAVNHSVTDGTSFWNFFNTFAEVSRGVKRIVRQPDFTRDSVLISSSILKLPADGPKVTFDGDAPLRERIFSFSWESIQRLKAKTNNQKLNFDAEINIVKSMEKQSNDHLKIKTESAEISSFQSLCALLWRAVTRARKFPSSKMTTFRMAVNCRHRLQPKLNPLYFGNAIQSIPTYVSAGDVLSHDLRWCAEQLNKNVKAHDDVMVRKFVGDWEKDPRCFPLGNFDGAMLTMGSSPRFPMYENDFGWGRPVAVRSGRANKFDGKISAFPGRKGGGSVDLEMILSPETMEGLESDTEFMQYVTGF from the coding sequence ATGCCTTCTGCTGCTGCTGCTACTCATGTTACTTTACTCTCCAAATCCACCATTTCTCCGTCGGAAAAATCGTCACTACCCGATCTGAAACTCTCCGTTTCCGATCTTCCTATGCTCTCTGTTCACTACATTCAGAAAGGTTGTTTATTCACTCATCCGCCTTTTCCTATATCTCAACTCATTTCCCTTCTTAAAATCAATCTATCTCATACTCTCACTCGCTTCCCTCCACTCGCCGGGCGATTTGTCACAGATTCAGATGGCTACGTATACATTAACTGCAACGACGATGGTGTTGATTTTGTTCATGCTACAGCTACACACATTTGTATTCGGGATGTGATAGGTTCTATTGATGTTCCTCATTGTGTTAACGAGTTTTTTCCTTTAGACCGAACCGTTAGCTATCGAGGGCATTTTATCCCTCTTCTAGCTGTACAAGTGACGGAATTAGCTGACGGCGTATTTATTGGATGCGCCGTCAATCATTCCGTCACTGACGGGACATCGTTTTGGAATTTCTTCAATACATTTGCTGAGGTGAGTAGAGGTGTGAAAAGGATTGTAAGGCAGCCTGATTTTACACGTGATTCTGTTTTGATTTCGAGTTCTATACTGAAACTACCGGCTGATGGACCGAAAGTTACTTTCGACGGTGATGCTCCGTTGAGGGAGAGGATTTTTAGTTTTAGCTGGGAATCAATTCAGAGACTCAAAGCGAAGACGAACAATCAGAAATTGAATTTCGATGCAGAAATCAACATTGTTAAATCGATGGAAAAACAGAGCAACGATCACCTGAAAATCAAAACGGAATCGGCTGAGATTTCATCATTTCAATCGCTTTGCGCATTGCTGTGGCGTGCAGTAACACGTGCGAGGAAATTTCCATCTTCGAAAATGACGACATTCAGAATGGCGGTAAATTGCCGTCACCGTCTCCAGCCGAAGCTAAATCCGTTATACTTCGGCAACGCAATTCAGAGCATTCCGACTTACGTATCAGCAGGGGACGTATTATCGCACGATCTACGCTGGTGCGCTGAGCAATTGAACAAAAACGTAAAGGCACACGACGATGTTATGGTGAGGAAGTTCGTAGGGGATTGGGAAAAGGATCCACGGTGTTTTCCGTTGGGAAATTTCGACGGAGCTATGCTAACCATGGGGAGTTCGCCGAGATTTCCAATGTACGAGAATGATTTCGGGTGGGGAAGGCCGGTTGCTGTTCGGAGTGGACGAGCGAATAAATTTGACGGGAAGATATCGGCGTTTCCGGGGAGAAAAGGAGGAGGAAGTGTGGATTTGGAGATGATTTTGTCACCGGAAACAATGGAAGGCCTTGAGTCAGACACAGAATTCATGCAGTATGTTACTGGATTTTAA